Proteins from a single region of Dasania marina DSM 21967:
- a CDS encoding cell division protein FtsQ/DivIB produces MQFLKPKKQRGAVSKGPPKPSKASFPWRRLQSALFVAALLLLVGGLYQGGMHIINQPIDKVAVSGELRYVNKEKVIAEVRPFLQQGFVRIDMAAIRKQLQKLPWVYEVRVQRLWPNEVAINIVEQQTIAQWGERGFLNHRGELFKPKPMVKVPGLPLLAGPDESSKTVMANYRAVGELLRHQGLELERFQLNTRGGWQATLRGGVTLSIGRDQLMEKMQRFAYVYQKTLASNLASIKSIDMRYSNGLAVSWREQT; encoded by the coding sequence ATGCAATTCTTAAAGCCTAAAAAACAACGCGGTGCTGTTAGCAAAGGCCCCCCTAAACCTTCCAAGGCAAGCTTCCCTTGGCGGCGTTTGCAGTCTGCATTGTTTGTGGCGGCGTTGTTGCTGCTAGTGGGCGGCTTATATCAGGGCGGTATGCATATTATTAACCAGCCCATAGATAAAGTGGCGGTAAGCGGCGAGCTTAGGTATGTCAATAAAGAAAAAGTTATTGCCGAAGTTCGCCCCTTTTTACAGCAGGGTTTTGTGCGCATAGATATGGCGGCCATACGCAAGCAGTTACAAAAACTTCCTTGGGTTTATGAGGTAAGAGTGCAGCGCTTATGGCCCAATGAAGTGGCGATTAACATTGTTGAGCAGCAAACTATAGCGCAGTGGGGTGAGCGAGGTTTTTTGAATCACCGCGGCGAACTATTTAAGCCTAAACCCATGGTTAAGGTGCCGGGGCTGCCTTTATTGGCCGGCCCCGATGAGAGCAGTAAAACCGTGATGGCTAATTATCGTGCGGTAGGCGAGTTGCTAAGACATCAGGGTTTGGAGTTAGAACGTTTTCAGTTAAATACTAGGGGCGGCTGGCAGGCCACCTTACGAGGCGGTGTAACGCTGAGTATAGGTCGCGATCAGTTGATGGAAAAAATGCAGCGCTTTGCTTATGTCTATCAAAAAACCTTAGCGAGTAACTTGGCATCGATTAAAAGCATAGACATGCGCTATAGCAATGGCTTGGCGGTGAGCTGGCGTGAGCAAACATAA
- a CDS encoding D-alanine--D-alanine ligase produces MLAERLNSPVAVLLGGTSAERDISLQSGNAVLQALHNKGIAAVALDTAESGWVQELIEHYQHVFIALHGINGEDGTVQGLLEMLGISYTGSGVMASALAMDKMRCKQLWDGVGLPTAEFAHLQADSDWQDLMAQWGEAMVKPAHEGSSLGMAKVNSAEQLEQAYHYASQYDAVVIAERWIKGAEFTVAILAGVALPPIRLETANSFYDYEAKYISNDTKYICPCGLAEEQEQLLKQLAEQAFVSIGCTGWGRVDFMQDEQGNFYLLEVNTVPGMTSHSLVPMAAKAVGMSFDDLVEAILALSVEP; encoded by the coding sequence ATGTTAGCTGAACGTTTAAACAGCCCCGTTGCCGTGTTGCTGGGCGGCACTTCTGCCGAGCGGGATATCTCACTGCAAAGTGGCAATGCCGTGCTGCAAGCTTTGCACAACAAAGGCATAGCGGCAGTGGCCCTAGATACCGCCGAGTCGGGCTGGGTGCAAGAGCTTATAGAGCACTATCAACATGTGTTTATTGCCTTGCATGGTATTAACGGCGAAGACGGTACAGTACAAGGCTTATTGGAAATGTTAGGGATTAGCTATACCGGTAGCGGCGTCATGGCCTCAGCTCTGGCCATGGATAAAATGCGCTGTAAACAATTGTGGGATGGTGTAGGTCTGCCCACCGCCGAGTTTGCTCACTTGCAAGCGGATAGCGATTGGCAGGATTTAATGGCGCAATGGGGCGAGGCCATGGTTAAGCCCGCGCACGAAGGATCTAGCCTAGGCATGGCGAAAGTGAATAGCGCTGAGCAATTAGAGCAGGCCTATCACTACGCCTCGCAATATGACGCTGTGGTGATAGCCGAGCGCTGGATTAAGGGTGCCGAATTTACCGTGGCGATCTTGGCCGGGGTGGCTTTACCTCCTATACGTTTAGAAACAGCAAACAGTTTTTACGATTATGAAGCCAAATATATTTCCAACGATACCAAATATATTTGCCCCTGCGGTTTGGCTGAGGAGCAAGAGCAGCTGCTTAAACAATTAGCCGAACAGGCTTTTGTCAGCATAGGCTGTACTGGCTGGGGCCGGGTAGATTTTATGCAGGATGAGCAGGGTAACTTTTATTTATTAGAAGTTAATACCGTACCGGGTATGACCAGTCACAGTTTAGTGCCTATGGCCGCAAAAGCGGTGGGGATGAGCTTTGATGATTTAGTAGAAGCTATTTTAGCCTTGAGCGTAGAGCCATAA
- the murC gene encoding UDP-N-acetylmuramate--L-alanine ligase, with protein MLGNEAAFVVPEMRRIKRIHFVGIGGAGMCGIAEVLLNMGYSISGSDIQVSKNTARLQDMCADIFIGHQASNVEGVDVVVCSSAVNEQNPEVIAARAARTPIVPRAEMLAELMRYRHGIAVAGTHGKTTTTSLITSIFAEAKLDPTFVIGGLVNSAGTNAQLGESRYLIAEADESDASFLHLQPMISVITNIEADHMATYDGDFEKLKQTFVEFLHNLPFYGMAVLCIDDDVVRELMPQISRAILTYGFSDDADYQIINVVKRNRVTDFEVLRKNGKGTLSLTINMPGDHNVLNATAAIAVACDEGIDDSAICRGVENFQGVGRRFQVYGDYPITTGNVTLVDDYGHHPTEVAATIAAARQAWPERRLVMVYQPHRYSRTKDLYEDFVRVLSEVDCLLLLEVYSAGEKAVAGADSRSLSGTIRNRGKVDPIFIANINDISDELQRVLKDGDVLLTQGAGNVGVLSAALAASQLKGPINVS; from the coding sequence ATGCTGGGTAATGAAGCGGCCTTCGTGGTGCCAGAAATGCGTCGTATTAAGCGCATACATTTTGTAGGTATAGGCGGTGCCGGTATGTGCGGCATAGCTGAAGTGTTATTGAATATGGGTTATAGCATTTCCGGCTCTGATATACAGGTTTCAAAAAATACTGCCAGATTACAGGATATGTGTGCCGATATTTTCATCGGCCATCAGGCTAGCAATGTCGAAGGTGTGGATGTAGTGGTGTGTTCTAGCGCAGTCAACGAACAAAATCCAGAGGTGATAGCCGCTAGGGCGGCACGTACGCCTATAGTACCGCGGGCCGAAATGCTGGCAGAGTTAATGCGTTATAGGCACGGCATTGCGGTAGCGGGTACCCACGGTAAAACCACGACTACAAGTTTGATTACGTCTATATTTGCCGAAGCCAAACTAGACCCCACCTTTGTGATTGGCGGCTTGGTGAACAGCGCCGGCACCAATGCGCAGTTGGGTGAAAGCCGTTATTTAATCGCCGAAGCCGATGAAAGTGATGCCTCATTTTTACATTTGCAGCCCATGATTTCGGTAATCACCAATATAGAAGCCGATCATATGGCCACCTATGACGGTGATTTTGAAAAACTAAAGCAAACCTTTGTGGAGTTTTTACATAATCTGCCTTTTTATGGCATGGCAGTGTTGTGTATAGATGACGATGTGGTGCGCGAGTTAATGCCACAAATTAGCCGCGCTATTTTAACCTACGGCTTTAGTGATGATGCAGATTATCAAATTATCAATGTGGTCAAGCGCAATAGAGTTACCGACTTTGAAGTGCTGAGGAAAAACGGCAAAGGCACTCTGTCGCTAACCATTAATATGCCTGGCGATCACAACGTATTGAATGCCACAGCTGCCATAGCGGTAGCCTGTGACGAAGGCATCGATGACTCAGCGATATGTCGCGGGGTAGAAAACTTTCAAGGTGTGGGTAGGCGTTTTCAAGTCTACGGTGATTACCCTATCACAACCGGCAATGTCACCTTGGTTGATGATTATGGCCATCACCCCACCGAGGTGGCCGCCACTATTGCCGCGGCTAGGCAAGCTTGGCCGGAGAGACGTTTAGTGATGGTGTATCAGCCGCATCGTTACAGTCGTACCAAAGATTTATACGAAGATTTTGTGCGGGTGTTGTCAGAGGTCGATTGCCTGCTGTTGCTGGAAGTTTACTCCGCGGGCGAGAAAGCGGTAGCGGGTGCAGACAGCCGCAGCCTGTCGGGCACTATCCGTAATCGCGGCAAGGTAGACCCTATTTTTATCGCCAATATCAACGACATCAGCGACGAATTACAGCGGGTGTTAAAAGATGGCGATGTGCTACTCACTCAGGGCGCAGGCAACGTCGGCGTATTAAGCGCGGCGCTAGCGGCCAGCCAATTAAAGGGGCCTATCAATGTTAGCTGA